In a genomic window of Vallitalea okinawensis:
- the mutS gene encoding DNA mismatch repair protein MutS: MAKLTPMMQQYMSIKEQHKDCLLFFRLGDFYEMFFDDAVTASRELEITLTSRGKAGNDRYPMCGVPFHSAENYVQRLIEKGYKVAICEQVSDPSAGKGIVEREVVRIVTPGTNINTDNIEDTKNNYLLCIELKDNKIGLAAADVTTGEFFVTEMEDEKKLFDELAKFLPSEVLVSDGQSGNSSLQIEEARKRFDFFLNLYPEWNFDRNRCEEKLLKHFGVLKLDGLGLGNYDVGIIAAGTLLGYLYETQKRQLNHLSKITPYSVNEFMMLDISTRRNLELTETLREKKRRGSLLWVLDKTRTAMGGRMLRKWIEQPLITEEKIQKRLDAVEELINDPINREELKEYLDEIYDMERLMGKVAYGAANGRDLIALRNSLRMLPHIKSLMECYETSLLKDIHVNMDELEDIHQLIDNSIMEEPPVTLREGRLIKDGYHQDVDKYRKASTDGKHWIAELEAKERELTGIKNLKIKYNKVFGYYLEVTKSYLNLVPDRFVRKQTLANAERYITPELKEIEDTVLGAEEKIVELEYQLFTEIRDKIAAEMERIQKSATKVARLDVIRSLANVAERQNFIKPHLNVEGIIDIKDGRHPVVEKMIDNDAFIPNNTFLNEDEDRLAIITGPNMAGKSTYMRQVALIVLMGQIGSFVPASEANISLVDRIFTRVGASDDLASGQSTFMVEMTEVSNILNNATKDSLLILDEIGRGTSTFDGLSIAWSVVEYISDQNIIGAKTLFATHYHELTELEGKISGVKNYCVTIKESGEDIIFLHKIKRGGVDHSYGIEVAKLAGLPKTVVERSKEILSQLNESDIAKKASDIEVQTSIDEDLITSKQHEETVVQVATTMETQLNLFDTHSYDLIEKIKKLNILEMTPMDAMQTLFDLHKSAKDL, encoded by the coding sequence ATGGCAAAATTAACACCAATGATGCAGCAGTATATGAGTATTAAAGAACAACATAAAGATTGTTTGCTCTTCTTTAGATTAGGTGACTTTTATGAAATGTTTTTTGATGATGCTGTAACCGCGTCCAGAGAGTTAGAGATTACATTAACAAGTAGAGGGAAGGCAGGAAATGACAGGTACCCTATGTGTGGCGTACCTTTCCATTCTGCTGAAAATTATGTACAACGTCTTATTGAAAAAGGTTATAAGGTAGCTATATGTGAACAGGTAAGTGATCCGAGTGCAGGCAAAGGTATAGTTGAAAGAGAAGTTGTGCGTATTGTTACACCTGGTACAAATATCAATACAGACAATATCGAAGACACAAAAAACAATTATCTACTTTGTATTGAGTTAAAAGATAACAAAATTGGACTTGCTGCTGCAGATGTAACGACAGGGGAGTTCTTTGTAACGGAGATGGAAGATGAAAAGAAACTCTTTGATGAACTTGCTAAGTTTTTGCCTTCTGAAGTACTTGTTAGTGATGGACAAAGCGGAAATAGTTCTCTTCAAATAGAAGAAGCAAGAAAACGATTTGACTTCTTCTTAAATCTCTATCCTGAATGGAATTTTGACCGAAATAGATGTGAAGAGAAATTACTTAAACACTTTGGTGTGCTAAAATTAGACGGTTTGGGATTAGGTAACTATGATGTTGGTATTATAGCTGCAGGGACATTATTAGGTTACTTGTATGAAACCCAGAAGCGACAACTTAATCATTTATCCAAGATCACGCCTTATTCTGTTAATGAATTTATGATGTTAGATATCTCAACCCGTCGTAATCTGGAATTAACAGAAACTCTTAGGGAGAAAAAGCGAAGAGGATCTTTACTTTGGGTATTGGATAAAACACGTACTGCTATGGGTGGTAGGATGTTGAGAAAATGGATCGAGCAACCTCTTATCACTGAAGAGAAAATTCAAAAACGTTTAGATGCAGTAGAAGAATTAATCAATGACCCTATTAATCGAGAAGAGCTAAAAGAATACCTAGATGAGATATATGATATGGAAAGATTGATGGGGAAAGTAGCTTATGGCGCAGCTAATGGCAGAGATTTAATAGCGCTGCGTAATTCTTTACGTATGTTACCTCATATTAAATCTTTGATGGAATGTTATGAGACTAGTTTATTAAAAGATATTCATGTGAACATGGATGAATTAGAAGATATTCACCAACTCATCGATAACTCGATCATGGAAGAACCTCCAGTAACATTAAGAGAAGGCCGCTTAATTAAGGATGGTTATCACCAAGATGTAGATAAGTACAGGAAAGCAAGTACTGATGGGAAGCATTGGATTGCTGAGTTAGAGGCAAAAGAGAGAGAATTAACTGGCATCAAAAACCTTAAAATCAAATATAATAAAGTTTTTGGTTATTATTTAGAGGTAACTAAGTCCTACTTAAATTTAGTTCCTGATCGATTTGTAAGAAAGCAAACGTTAGCTAATGCAGAGCGTTATATAACACCTGAATTAAAGGAAATAGAGGATACGGTTTTAGGTGCTGAAGAAAAGATTGTTGAACTTGAGTACCAACTCTTTACTGAAATTCGTGATAAGATAGCAGCTGAAATGGAACGTATCCAAAAGTCTGCTACAAAGGTTGCTAGACTAGATGTGATTCGTTCATTAGCAAATGTAGCAGAAAGACAAAACTTTATTAAGCCACATCTTAATGTAGAGGGTATTATCGATATTAAAGATGGTCGCCATCCAGTAGTAGAGAAAATGATTGATAACGATGCTTTCATCCCTAATAATACGTTCTTGAATGAGGATGAAGATCGTTTAGCAATTATTACAGGACCAAATATGGCAGGTAAATCTACTTATATGCGTCAAGTGGCTCTCATCGTCTTAATGGGGCAAATTGGAAGTTTTGTTCCTGCAAGTGAAGCCAATATATCTCTTGTGGACCGTATATTTACAAGAGTAGGTGCTTCAGATGACTTAGCTTCTGGTCAAAGTACTTTTATGGTTGAAATGACTGAAGTAAGTAATATCTTAAACAATGCCACAAAAGATAGTTTATTAATATTAGATGAAATAGGTAGGGGTACCAGTACATTTGATGGGTTGAGTATTGCATGGTCTGTTGTAGAATACATTAGTGATCAAAATATCATTGGTGCTAAGACCTTATTTGCAACCCATTATCATGAGTTGACAGAATTAGAAGGTAAAATAAGTGGTGTTAAGAATTACTGTGTTACGATTAAGGAAAGTGGAGAAGATATTATCTTCCTACATAAAATTAAACGTGGTGGTGTTGATCACAGTTACGGTATAGAAGTTGCTAAGTTAGCTGGACTACCTAAAACAGTCGTTGAACGTTCAAAAGAAATTTTATCTCAGTTAAATGAATCGGATATTGCTAAGAAAGCTAGTGACATTGAAGTTCAGACATCAATTGATGAGGACTTAATAACGTCGAAGCAACATGAAGAAACAGTGGTACAAGTTGCAACAACAATGGAAACACAGCTTAATCTATTTGACACACATTCTTATGATTTGATTGAGAAGATTAAAAAGCTCAATATATTAGAAATGACGCCAATGGATGCCATGCAGACCTTATTTGATTTGCATAAAAGTGCCAAGGATCTTTAA
- the miaB gene encoding tRNA (N6-isopentenyl adenosine(37)-C2)-methylthiotransferase MiaB, translating to MATQISLEESRRQKDIIKDLRMMADKEYADSGEKKKYFITTFGCQMNARDSEKLRGILEEIGYEEASEEKEANLVVYNTCTVRENAEQRVYGRLGFLKSYKKHKKDFKIVMCGCMMQQPDILESIRTKYKHVDVIMGTHNLYKFAELLKTNIDTGEIIIDIWDSHGEIVEDLPSIRKHPFKASVNIMFGCNNFCTYCIVPYVRGRERSRTPEDIVNEIKELVADGVIEVMLLGQNVNSYGKNLDNPCSFTELLKSIEEIEGLERIRFMTSHPKDLSDELIEWFGQSKKLCNHLHLPVQAGSSNLLKKMNRHYDQEKYLELVNKIKEVRPDISLTTDLIVGFPGETEEDFEATLDIVKEVEYDNSFTFIYSKRTGTPAAEMENQIDEEVVKERFNRLLETLNEIIAKNNAKKVGQDFEVLVEDKNKNKEGMVSGRTTSNHLVHLKGGEELIGKIVKVHITGSKTFYLIGEMV from the coding sequence ATGGCAACGCAAATTTCACTTGAAGAATCAAGAAGGCAGAAAGATATTATCAAAGATTTACGAATGATGGCAGATAAAGAATATGCGGATAGTGGCGAAAAGAAAAAGTATTTTATCACTACATTTGGCTGTCAGATGAATGCCAGAGACTCTGAAAAGCTTCGTGGCATACTTGAAGAGATCGGTTATGAAGAAGCTTCAGAAGAAAAAGAAGCAAACCTTGTCGTTTATAATACATGTACTGTAAGAGAGAATGCGGAGCAACGTGTATATGGAAGACTAGGCTTTTTAAAGAGTTATAAAAAACATAAGAAAGATTTTAAAATTGTTATGTGTGGCTGTATGATGCAGCAACCAGATATCCTTGAGTCTATCCGAACTAAATATAAACACGTAGATGTAATTATGGGAACTCATAATCTTTACAAATTTGCAGAGTTATTAAAAACAAATATAGATACTGGTGAAATTATTATTGATATTTGGGATTCGCATGGTGAGATCGTAGAGGATTTACCAAGTATTCGTAAACATCCATTTAAAGCAAGTGTGAATATTATGTTCGGCTGTAATAACTTTTGCACTTATTGCATTGTTCCTTATGTTAGAGGTAGAGAAAGAAGCCGAACACCTGAAGATATTGTTAATGAAATTAAGGAATTAGTGGCTGATGGCGTTATTGAAGTGATGCTTTTAGGTCAGAATGTTAATTCCTATGGCAAAAACTTAGATAATCCATGTTCCTTTACGGAGTTATTAAAGAGTATAGAAGAAATAGAAGGACTAGAACGTATTCGATTCATGACCTCTCATCCAAAGGATTTATCAGATGAACTGATTGAATGGTTCGGTCAATCAAAAAAATTATGTAATCACTTGCACTTACCTGTTCAAGCTGGAAGTTCTAACTTACTAAAGAAAATGAATCGTCATTACGATCAAGAGAAATATCTTGAATTGGTAAATAAAATTAAAGAAGTTCGTCCAGATATCTCCCTAACAACTGATTTAATCGTTGGTTTCCCTGGAGAGACTGAAGAAGATTTTGAAGCTACTTTGGATATCGTTAAAGAAGTAGAGTATGATAATTCATTTACATTTATCTACTCTAAAAGAACTGGTACACCAGCAGCAGAAATGGAGAATCAAATTGATGAAGAAGTGGTTAAAGAACGCTTTAATCGTCTTCTAGAAACCCTTAATGAAATTATTGCAAAGAATAATGCTAAAAAAGTTGGACAGGATTTTGAAGTGCTTGTAGAGGATAAGAATAAAAATAAAGAAGGTATGGTTAGTGGTCGAACAACATCCAACCATCTCGTTCATCTAAAAGGTGGGGAAGAATTGATTGGTAAAATTGTTAAAGTTCACATAACAGGATCTAAAACATTCTATCTAATAGGAGAGATGGTTTAA
- a CDS encoding glycine betaine ABC transporter substrate-binding protein yields MRKLIISMISLIIVIILGLSFDAISKENTIVIGTKDYPEQILLGEMLSLLIEEYTDLEVEKKFGYEIEEIHEPLMKGEIDLYPEYTGTGWGATLKKPLIYNKDILYQEVKKAYAKEFDVEWLDRYGYNNAFGLVMKNDKAKEQGIYSYSDLALKSRPLIIGGESSFFNRVDAYPGLEEKYGFEFKNKMILDINAKYDVIDIGEVDVIDVGTTDGLLRKYDLILLYDDQEYFTPYEPATIIRKDTLEEHPELEEVLNKLGGQITDEEMSRLNYLVTNSDLDVNEIAKLFLQSKGLL; encoded by the coding sequence ATGAGAAAATTAATTATAAGCATGATAAGTTTAATCATAGTGATTATTTTAGGTTTATCATTTGATGCAATATCAAAAGAAAATACGATAGTTATAGGGACAAAAGACTATCCAGAGCAGATTCTTCTTGGAGAAATGTTGTCTTTACTAATTGAAGAATACACTGACCTTGAAGTTGAAAAGAAGTTTGGATATGAAATAGAAGAGATACATGAACCTTTAATGAAGGGGGAAATTGATCTATATCCCGAATATACTGGAACTGGATGGGGAGCAACATTAAAGAAACCTCTCATTTATAATAAAGACATACTATATCAAGAGGTAAAAAAAGCTTATGCCAAGGAATTTGATGTTGAATGGCTAGATAGATATGGTTATAATAATGCGTTTGGTTTAGTTATGAAGAATGATAAAGCGAAAGAACAGGGAATTTACTCATATTCAGATTTAGCTTTAAAAAGCCGGCCGTTAATCATTGGCGGCGAAAGTAGTTTTTTTAATCGAGTAGATGCTTATCCAGGATTAGAAGAGAAATATGGTTTTGAATTTAAAAATAAAATGATTCTTGATATCAATGCAAAGTATGATGTAATCGATATAGGCGAAGTAGATGTAATAGATGTGGGTACAACTGATGGGTTATTACGTAAGTATGACTTAATATTACTATATGATGATCAAGAATATTTTACGCCATATGAACCTGCAACAATTATCCGAAAAGATACGTTAGAGGAGCATCCTGAATTAGAAGAAGTTCTCAATAAATTAGGAGGACAGATAACAGATGAAGAGATGTCCAGGCTTAATTATTTGGTAACAAATAGTGATTTAGATGTTAATGAAATCGCAAAACTTTTTTTACAATCAAAAGGTTTATTGTAA
- a CDS encoding putative ABC transporter permease: MRNTIMYSTLFLVMGASYYIIEILFDGTSHWSMFLLGGVCGVGIGLLNEQRLTWDMPLWKQVLYGECIVLPLEFITGCIVNLWLKLNVWDYSGLPFNILGQSSLLFALLFIPVILLAILTDDYIRYLWFGEEKPKYKIF, encoded by the coding sequence ATGAGAAATACAATAATGTACAGTACGCTTTTTCTAGTAATGGGAGCAAGCTACTACATTATAGAAATACTTTTTGATGGCACATCTCACTGGTCAATGTTTTTGCTAGGTGGGGTGTGTGGGGTAGGTATAGGTTTGCTGAATGAGCAAAGATTAACTTGGGATATGCCCTTATGGAAGCAAGTATTATATGGCGAATGCATAGTATTGCCATTAGAATTTATTACTGGTTGCATAGTAAACTTGTGGTTGAAGCTTAATGTTTGGGACTATTCAGGTCTGCCATTCAATATATTAGGACAATCCTCCTTACTATTTGCATTATTATTCATACCTGTCATACTTCTAGCGATACTTACGGATGACTATATAAGATATTTGTGGTTTGGAGAAGAGAAGCCAAAATACAAAATCTTTTAA
- a CDS encoding NUDIX hydrolase: MRAPFQVLVIPYKKVNGIPQYCIFERSDANYWQFIAGGGEDEERSLDAAKREGFEEAKIDKKLFYYQLTSTFSVPAECISKIHRVYWSADTFVLPEYCFAVDIADQPIELSEEHLEYRWVTYGKAKEMLHWESNKVALFELHERINSNLF; encoded by the coding sequence ATGAGAGCTCCTTTTCAAGTATTAGTTATCCCTTACAAGAAAGTCAATGGAATACCACAATACTGCATTTTTGAGAGAAGTGATGCTAATTATTGGCAATTTATAGCTGGAGGTGGAGAAGACGAAGAAAGGTCACTTGATGCAGCTAAACGAGAAGGATTTGAAGAAGCTAAAATAGATAAAAAGCTTTTTTATTATCAATTAACATCAACATTTTCGGTACCTGCTGAGTGCATTTCAAAAATACATAGAGTGTATTGGTCAGCGGATACTTTTGTTTTACCAGAGTATTGCTTTGCAGTAGATATAGCTGATCAGCCAATAGAATTATCAGAGGAGCACCTGGAGTATCGTTGGGTTACATATGGAAAAGCAAAAGAAATGTTACATTGGGAAAGTAATAAGGTAGCTCTATTTGAGCTACATGAGAGAATTAATTCAAATCTCTTTTAG
- a CDS encoding SIMPL domain-containing protein produces MMYSMSRSYITRQERSEINVKGVGSEFTVPDIAIVSIDIVTRGEDPLDIETFNSNRVEQVLRWLKQFGIQDKDINIQKEILTPILDEEGRTTSYQASTFITVTFYDFATIGEFYYNIHGTDIEYSQIILTLKDVDKYYYTALNRAIKSTYEKAKVVADSMDVQLVPIPVIVTETSNIEDILDQITITEVEQAEDIALSTIIISATVEAKFLVQSSNSKKST; encoded by the coding sequence ATGATGTATAGTATGTCTAGATCTTATATAACACGGCAAGAGCGGAGTGAAATAAATGTTAAAGGAGTAGGGTCAGAGTTTACAGTACCTGATATTGCTATAGTTTCCATCGATATAGTGACTAGAGGTGAAGATCCTCTTGATATTGAGACATTTAATAGTAATAGGGTAGAACAGGTTTTGAGATGGCTTAAACAATTCGGAATACAGGATAAAGATATCAATATACAAAAAGAAATATTGACTCCCATTTTGGATGAAGAAGGAAGAACAACAAGTTATCAAGCATCTACTTTTATAACAGTAACTTTCTATGATTTTGCAACGATAGGTGAGTTTTACTATAATATTCATGGAACAGATATAGAATATAGTCAAATCATATTGACTCTAAAAGATGTAGATAAATATTACTATACAGCTTTAAATCGAGCAATTAAAAGTACTTATGAAAAAGCTAAAGTAGTTGCAGATAGTATGGATGTTCAACTCGTCCCCATACCAGTGATAGTTACAGAGACTTCAAATATAGAAGATATACTTGATCAAATAACGATAACCGAAGTAGAGCAAGCAGAAGACATAGCCTTAAGTACAATCATTATTTCTGCAACTGTTGAAGCTAAATTTTTGGTTCAAAGTAGCAATTCTAAAAAAAGCACCTAG
- a CDS encoding glycosyl hydrolase family 18 protein: MTRYIATCMCLIYMLMSSTYFVSFASQKEVTKDFKVMGYFSESPFDDPIDESIEFEGLTHLIYAFLKPKEDGSFYEIKKPERLKELVEKSHEKGVKVIISVGGVRVNDQPLVTIFETLASTEQGRKNFVNGITEFVELYNLDGVEIDWEYPTNLSSDNYERLILTLDENLEKRGKTLSAAVAGAGSPDTKAESVEAITSKSLECFDWINVMAYDLYGGQHSPYWFSNVSIDYWASRGVPSNKIVLGIPLYARPSWKQYRHLVQMDPEYAYLDYVKGEKLDSYYNGLNTIAEKARLALNKAGGIMFFDINEDTHDETSAQKIALEMINRYDKNKLEELFIVVENKELLFSEEESLGKPFIDENNRTQVPVRKALETIGASVYYDSFNQTVTAKKDDIKVTFAIGENFIEVNDSKVEMDTIVILKEDRTYLPLRWIYESFGYQVTWHEGSNTVIVNQ; this comes from the coding sequence ATGACAAGATATATAGCAACTTGTATGTGTTTGATTTATATGCTAATGAGCTCCACCTATTTTGTATCTTTTGCTAGCCAGAAGGAAGTAACTAAGGACTTTAAAGTAATGGGATACTTCTCTGAGTCACCTTTTGATGACCCAATTGATGAATCAATCGAATTTGAAGGATTAACACACCTCATTTATGCTTTTCTAAAACCAAAAGAGGATGGGAGTTTTTATGAAATAAAAAAGCCTGAACGCCTTAAAGAACTCGTAGAGAAGAGTCATGAAAAAGGTGTTAAAGTTATTATTTCAGTTGGTGGTGTTCGAGTCAATGATCAGCCTCTGGTTACGATATTTGAAACCTTGGCCAGTACTGAGCAGGGGAGAAAGAATTTTGTAAATGGCATAACTGAATTTGTTGAACTCTATAATCTAGATGGGGTAGAGATTGATTGGGAATATCCAACAAACCTTTCTTCTGACAATTATGAAAGATTAATTCTAACCCTGGATGAGAATCTAGAAAAAAGGGGTAAAACTTTAAGTGCAGCAGTTGCAGGAGCAGGGTCACCAGATACTAAAGCAGAATCGGTGGAAGCTATCACGAGTAAAAGTTTAGAGTGCTTTGATTGGATTAACGTGATGGCTTATGACTTATATGGGGGTCAACACAGCCCTTACTGGTTTTCAAATGTTTCAATTGATTACTGGGCTAGTAGAGGTGTTCCTAGTAATAAAATAGTACTTGGTATCCCTCTCTATGCTAGACCAAGTTGGAAACAATACAGACATCTTGTGCAAATGGATCCAGAATATGCTTATTTAGATTATGTAAAGGGTGAGAAATTGGATTCTTATTACAACGGATTGAATACTATTGCGGAGAAAGCAAGGCTGGCCCTCAATAAAGCTGGAGGAATCATGTTTTTTGATATCAATGAGGATACACATGACGAAACCAGTGCACAAAAGATAGCTCTTGAAATGATTAATAGATATGATAAAAATAAATTAGAAGAGTTATTTATCGTTGTTGAAAATAAGGAATTGTTATTTAGTGAAGAAGAAAGCTTAGGCAAACCTTTTATAGATGAAAATAATAGAACGCAGGTGCCTGTTAGAAAAGCTCTTGAGACAATTGGTGCAAGTGTTTACTATGATTCATTCAATCAAACTGTTACAGCTAAAAAAGATGATATAAAAGTTACTTTTGCAATCGGTGAAAACTTTATTGAAGTTAATGATTCAAAAGTAGAGATGGATACTATCGTGATTCTGAAGGAAGATCGTACTTACTTGCCTCTTAGATGGATATATGAAAGCTTCGGTTATCAGGTGACTTGGCATGAAGGAAGCAATACGGTTATTGTTAATCAATAA
- a CDS encoding SIMPL domain-containing protein: MRQNNADEIVMEGTGIVEAIPDTAIITLLVKTDGSKPLDVEIANDNKITNYKKQLEDFGIKDRDIKEVKSSIVPVTDENGNVKYYEGFTYLNVYLYELSLLREYLYNAENLGLEPIRVNFTVKDPSYHYDQALQKATLDGINKAKQIGELLNMFVDLNPHRIVETTSVHDMIEELSVKTQEDLSTLNYGAITFHASVTEYFNVKQ, translated from the coding sequence ATGAGACAAAATAATGCTGATGAGATAGTTATGGAGGGGACTGGTATTGTAGAAGCTATACCTGATACAGCTATTATAACCCTTCTCGTCAAAACAGATGGTTCAAAACCCTTAGATGTGGAAATAGCCAACGATAATAAAATTACTAATTATAAGAAGCAATTAGAAGACTTTGGTATAAAGGATAGAGATATAAAAGAAGTAAAAAGCTCGATTGTCCCAGTTACAGATGAAAACGGAAACGTCAAGTATTATGAAGGATTCACCTATTTAAATGTCTATCTATATGAACTATCACTTCTTCGAGAGTACTTGTACAATGCAGAGAACTTAGGACTTGAACCTATTAGAGTGAATTTTACAGTTAAAGATCCCTCCTATCACTACGATCAAGCATTACAAAAAGCTACATTAGATGGTATTAATAAAGCAAAGCAAATAGGTGAATTATTAAATATGTTTGTTGATCTGAACCCTCATCGAATAGTTGAAACAACCAGCGTTCATGATATGATAGAAGAACTTTCAGTTAAAACTCAAGAGGATTTAAGTACATTGAATTATGGAGCAATTACTTTTCATGCTTCTGTAACAGAATATTTTAATGTCAAGCAATAG
- a CDS encoding ComEC/Rec2 family competence protein: protein MARKKKNNKFPGFIRMTIGILVSYFLIIQIAKMDVDSITFKNEEVIPVNTDISMVVHFIDIGQGDSTLIEYKDWDILIDGGDNRMATELIDYLNQQEIDDIDLMIATHMDADHIGGLDIILAEYQVEEIIDSGTEKDTKTYRDYANAISAEGAVYQEDKDYVYEMDDLFSIEIIETGDDYKDENDNSVVCQINYGNMNFLFTGDMESEAEKNSLQKYGDVDVLKVGHHGSRTSTTDMFLQTTRPEYAIISCGEGNKYGHPHSETVDKLNNIGARIYRTDEKGTIVLKTDGNSITLQR, encoded by the coding sequence ATGGCTAGAAAGAAAAAAAACAATAAGTTCCCAGGGTTTATTAGAATGACTATTGGCATCTTAGTATCTTACTTTTTAATTATTCAGATAGCAAAGATGGACGTAGATAGTATTACATTTAAAAACGAGGAAGTTATTCCAGTTAATACGGATATTTCAATGGTCGTTCATTTTATTGATATTGGTCAAGGAGATAGCACACTTATTGAGTACAAAGATTGGGATATACTTATTGACGGTGGCGATAATAGAATGGCTACTGAATTAATCGATTACTTAAATCAGCAAGAGATAGATGATATTGATTTAATGATTGCTACCCACATGGATGCGGATCATATTGGTGGGTTAGATATAATATTGGCTGAATACCAAGTTGAAGAAATTATAGATTCTGGTACAGAAAAAGATACAAAGACATATAGAGATTATGCGAATGCAATAAGTGCAGAAGGGGCAGTATATCAAGAAGATAAAGATTACGTCTATGAAATGGATGATCTGTTTTCGATAGAAATAATTGAAACAGGTGATGACTATAAAGATGAAAACGATAATAGTGTGGTTTGTCAAATCAATTATGGGAATATGAACTTTCTTTTCACAGGAGATATGGAGAGCGAAGCTGAAAAAAACAGTTTACAGAAGTACGGTGATGTTGACGTTCTAAAGGTTGGTCACCATGGCTCTAGAACATCAACAACAGATATGTTCTTACAAACAACGCGACCGGAATATGCCATTATCTCTTGTGGAGAGGGTAACAAATATGGGCATCCACATTCGGAGACAGTAGACAAACTTAATAATATTGGAGCTAGAATTTATAGGACAGATGAGAAGGGGACTATTGTTCTAAAAACTGATGGAAATTCAATTACACTACAACGTTAA
- a CDS encoding SIMPL domain-containing protein, producing MNPYVLYRMQQQPQLMRQHQTELTVEGKGLIEVEPDIAIITLGAVTEGEDIEEVQMRNEEIMENIVGSIKEYGIKSEDIQTVQYDIYPKYDYVDGKQTLRGYEVSNVIEFRLRDLNKDDDVIRSAVAAGANIQLGIIFTVSEPEKYYNLALNQALVNGRQKAKEMADTIGVTLIPVPVHVIEKSTYMGEVRTARASTLMEAGSIQAGTIDVTAAVEEKFKLME from the coding sequence ATGAACCCTTATGTTTTATATCGTATGCAACAGCAACCCCAATTAATGCGACAACATCAAACTGAATTGACTGTTGAAGGAAAAGGATTAATTGAAGTTGAGCCTGATATTGCAATCATTACATTGGGTGCTGTTACTGAGGGGGAGGATATTGAAGAAGTACAGATGAGGAATGAGGAGATTATGGAAAATATTGTTGGGTCTATTAAAGAGTATGGCATAAAAAGTGAAGATATTCAAACTGTCCAATACGACATATACCCTAAATATGATTATGTTGATGGGAAACAAACGTTAAGAGGTTATGAGGTAAGTAATGTTATTGAATTTAGACTCAGAGACCTTAATAAAGATGATGATGTCATCCGTAGTGCAGTAGCGGCTGGCGCTAATATTCAGTTGGGAATTATATTTACTGTTAGTGAACCTGAAAAATACTATAATCTAGCACTAAATCAAGCTTTAGTTAATGGAAGACAAAAGGCTAAGGAAATGGCAGATACAATAGGTGTAACCTTGATTCCCGTTCCTGTGCATGTCATTGAAAAAAGTACTTATATGGGAGAAGTTCGAACAGCAAGAGCGAGTACGTTAATGGAAGCGGGGAGTATCCAGGCTGGAACTATAGATGTAACAGCAGCAGTTGAAGAGAAGTTTAAATTGATGGAATAA